Proteins from one Streptosporangium becharense genomic window:
- a CDS encoding helix-turn-helix domain-containing protein, protein MSQQPYTVEQVANLLNLHVKTVRNYVRDGRLRAVRIGKQYRITREDLEAFTGHPVAPPATETARRRRHIEASSVVQIDAISPGAMSSLSNTLMAAVSGRTPGGERLRVETIYDEERASLKIIIIGGLDDGAELFKIINTLVKENP, encoded by the coding sequence GTGTCCCAACAGCCGTACACGGTCGAGCAGGTGGCGAACCTGCTGAACCTTCACGTCAAGACGGTGCGCAACTACGTGCGCGACGGGCGGCTGAGGGCGGTCCGCATCGGCAAGCAGTACCGGATCACCCGCGAGGACCTGGAGGCGTTCACCGGCCACCCGGTGGCACCGCCCGCCACCGAGACGGCCAGGCGCCGGCGTCACATCGAGGCGTCCAGCGTCGTGCAGATCGACGCGATCAGCCCCGGGGCGATGAGCAGCCTGAGCAACACGCTCATGGCCGCCGTCTCCGGCCGCACCCCCGGCGGCGAGCGCCTGCGCGTCGAGACGATCTACGACGAGGAACGAGCCAGCCTGAAGATCATCATCATCGGGGGCCTGGATGACGGCGCGGAACTTTTCAAGATCATTAATACGCTGGTGAAGGAGAACCCGTGA
- a CDS encoding alpha/beta fold hydrolase, which yields MNGIYVSPEGARTVEQRYREYLERWPVPSEHLRVPTRQGETFVVACGPKDAPPLMLLHGSMANTSMWMADVAAWSRDFRVYAVDMIGEPGLSAPSRPPLASDAYALWLDDVLQGLGVRRVSIVGVSLGGWLATDYATRNPERVDRLALLCPGGIGRQKTGWLLLALLLLSFGKWGRRKALGVILGPTAPATTPEAQAFGEYMMLINKHFRPRREKIPVFDDDALRRLTMPMLVIVGGLDTVLDSHDTRRRLEQAVPHATVNLLPDAGHLLEGQTMPILDFLRAPEGARPHV from the coding sequence GTGAACGGCATCTACGTCTCCCCCGAGGGTGCCCGCACCGTCGAGCAGCGCTACCGCGAGTATCTGGAGCGCTGGCCGGTGCCCAGCGAGCACCTGCGCGTCCCGACCCGTCAGGGCGAGACCTTCGTCGTGGCCTGCGGCCCGAAGGACGCGCCGCCCCTGATGCTCCTGCACGGTTCGATGGCCAACACGTCGATGTGGATGGCCGACGTGGCCGCCTGGTCACGCGACTTCCGGGTGTACGCCGTCGACATGATCGGCGAGCCGGGCCTGAGTGCGCCGTCCCGGCCACCGCTGGCGTCCGACGCCTACGCGCTCTGGCTGGACGACGTACTGCAGGGGCTGGGCGTCCGGCGCGTCTCGATCGTGGGCGTCTCGCTCGGCGGCTGGCTGGCGACGGACTACGCGACCCGGAATCCCGAGCGGGTCGACCGCCTCGCGCTGTTGTGCCCCGGCGGCATCGGCAGGCAGAAGACGGGCTGGCTGCTCCTGGCGCTGCTGCTGCTGTCGTTCGGGAAATGGGGCAGGCGGAAGGCACTGGGGGTGATACTGGGCCCCACCGCCCCCGCGACGACGCCGGAGGCTCAGGCCTTCGGCGAGTACATGATGCTCATCAACAAGCACTTCCGCCCCCGCCGGGAGAAGATCCCGGTGTTCGACGACGACGCCCTGCGGCGGCTGACCATGCCCATGCTGGTGATCGTCGGCGGCCTCGACACCGTCCTCGACTCCCACGACACCCGCAGGCGACTGGAGCAGGCCGTGCCGCACGCGACGGTCAACCTCCTGCCCGACGCCGGCCACCTCCTGGAAGGGCAGACCATGCCGATCCTCGACTTCCTCCGCGCTCCGGAAGGAGCACGCCCCCATGTCTGA